In the genome of Vicia villosa cultivar HV-30 ecotype Madison, WI linkage group LG7, Vvil1.0, whole genome shotgun sequence, one region contains:
- the LOC131615935 gene encoding uncharacterized protein LOC131615935 yields MSPASRSKSKDKKASKEAQKVSVKSIGSGSAAAGIPASGYNPLLGTFHTLDISAAPSTSPIHSNGRFRNIDETDEHPGSSVVAGVEYDSVSNNGSWSGESEDHKEKTSNPPVRLEAVPGADNDKREKIRQKNERKHQRQKERRAQELRERCRGYLMSRKLETLAQQFVAMGFSQERATMALVLNEGRVEESVAWLFESGEEDGQNDKTTGRGGNLKIDISEELARIADMEIRYGCSKQEVERVIVACEGDLEKAAETLRETKHDPPSAPPKPEETGDPSIINNGKQSGVSSQNPRSQTKSVPSPNQYKTDDRDFNYTKATITNGVSSDSSIKNMQSLKRMPPKSEWVKPQQATIPTDKRWSGAGSNPSVSYTLTSPLQVSPPPAKTDARFVSVGGDYKNIQPGVGKEPIVVMQRPQTVNAKQIPAASISSSPPGISASWYPSSSVEAMRSNMFLPQAPSTRSPSPNYPGSNQMYHQLQYQPQQLFAAGSSNSVDNQAANRGNSNWNRAGPSQTIAAASSLGLFSGKGSAATSGASSPVDWSTGGSMQFDYTSIDWSLDRGLSSPKSNTLMLGLSPFTKTRAQMHDSNASGVVTLQQTMRPLTSNGSNVPAPGLQDGGAAAGESSTAGSREWSSPFEGKDLFSLPRQFVSSPSR; encoded by the coding sequence ATGTCTCCTGCGTCGCGATCCAAGTCTAAAGACAAAAAAGCTAGCAAGGAAGCTCAGAAAGTTTCTGTGAAGTCCATAGGATCTGGTAGTGCAGCAGCTGGTATTCCAGCGAGTGGATACAATCCATTATTAGGAACATTCCATACTCTGGACATTTCAGCGGCTCCCTCCACCTCACCAATACATTCTAATGGTCGTTTTCGGAACATAGATGAGACAGATGAACATCCTGGCAGCTCGGTGGTAGCCGGTGTTGAATATGATTCTGTTTCTAACAATGGTAGTTGGTCTGGTGAGTCTGAAGACCATAAAGAGAAAACTTCTAATCCCCCTGTTCGTTTGGAGGCAGTTCCTGGAGCAGATAATGATAAGCGAGAGAAAATCCGCCAAAAGAATGAGAGAAAACATCAAAGGCAGAAGGAAAGACGGGCACAGGAGCTGCGTGAGCGATGCAGAGGATACCTTATGTCAAGGAAACTTGAGACACTTGCTCAACAGTTCGTGGCTATGGGATTTTCTCAGGAACGGGCAACAATGGCACTGGTATTGAATGAAGGTAGGGTGGAGGAATCAGTGGCATGGCTATTTGAAAGTGGTGAAGAAGATGGTCAAAATGATAAAACCACGGGTAGGGGGGGCAATTTGAAAATTGACATATCAGAAGAACTTGCTAGGATCGCAGACATGGAAATTAGGTATGGTTGCTCAAAACAAGAGGTTGAAAGAGTCATTGTTGCCTGTGAGGGTGATCTTGAAAAGGCTGCAGAGACCTTGAGGGAAACAAAACATGATCCGCCATCTGCTCCTCCAAAGCCAGAGGAAACTGGTGATCCTTCTATCATCAACAATGGTAAGCAGTCAGGAGTTTCTAGTCAGAACCCAAGGTCCCAAACCAAATCTGTTCCTTCTCCGAACCAATACAAAACAGATGACAGAGATTTTAACTATACAAAAGCAACAATAACAAATGGAGTATCCTCAGATTCCAGTATTAAAAATATGCAATCTCTAAAGAGAATGCCACCCAAGTCTGAATGGGTAAAGCCACAGCAGGCAACTATACCAACTGACAAAAGATGGTCTGGTGCAGGATCTAATCCTTCTGTTTCTTATACATTGACATCACCGTTGCAAGTGTCACCCCCACCTGCTAAGACTGATGCTCGCTTTGTGTCTGTTGGAGGTGATTATAAGAACATTCAACCTGGAGTTGGCAAAGAACCTATAGTTGTAATGCAGCGGCCCCAAACTGTAAATGCAAAGCAGATACCAGCTGCAAGCATAAGTTCATCACCTCCTGGAATATCTGCGAGTTGGTATCCATCTAGTAGTGTAGAAGCTATGAGGTCTAATATGTTTTTACCCCAAGCTCCTAGTACTAGAAGCCCTAGTCCAAACTATCCAGGTTCTAATCAAATGTACCACCAACTTCAATATCAACCTCAACAACTCTTTGCTGCTGGCAGCAGCAACTCAGTAGATAATCAAGCAGCCAACCGAGGCAATAGCAATTGGAATAGAGCAGgtccgtctcaaacaattgctgCTGCTTCTTCACTAGGTCTCTTTTCAGGGAAAGGTTCAGCAGCCACATCAGGGGCATCTTCTCCTGTAGACTGGAGCACTGGTGGGTCGATGCAGTTTGATTATACAAGCATAGATTGGTCTTTGGATAGAGGTTTATCTTCACCAAAGTCAAATACTTTAATGTTGGGGCTTTCACCTTTTACAAAGACAAGGGCTCAAATGCATGATTCTAATGCTTCTGGAGTAGTTACTCTACAACAGACGATGAGACCATTGACCTCAAACGGGAGCAATGTCCCTGCGCCTGGATTACAAGATGGTGGAGCAGCAGCTGGTGAAAGTTCTACTGCAGGTTCCCGGGAGTGGAGTTCTCCCTTTGAAGGGAAAGATCTTTTTAGTTTACCGAGACAGTTTGTTTCTTCTCCATCTCGGTAA